The sequence aaagggttaatattaaaaatatatgaagaactcataCACTCcattacagaaaaatatgaagGACAAAGGACctgaacagactttttttttccccaaagaagttcttttataaataagtacatgaaaatatactcaacatcactcatcattagGGAAATATCAATTAAGCAATGAGATATCCCCTCAAGCCTAGtagaatggccataatcaaaaagaTGAGATAACAAGTGCTGCCTTGGATGTAGAGCAAAGGGAATCTTTGGTATTGttgtgggactgtaaattggtacagccattgtgaaaaacagtatggaggcttctcaaaaaattaaaatagaactaccatataattcaGCAACACCACTTCTGAGACTAtaaccaaaggaaatgaaaatactaaGTCAAAAAGATATCTGTACCGCCATGTtcctagcagcattatttacaatagcaaaggcacagaaacaatctaagtgtccactgatgggcaaatggataaaataatttttagtgtgtatgtatgtattatacatacatgcatacatatggtggagtattatttagccataaaaaggaaattctatcatttgcaacatggatggaccacgAAGCATTATGCTAAACGAAATAAGAcaagcagagaaaagcaaatattacatgatttcgctgatatgtggaatttaaacaaaacaaacacaaactcgtaaaaagaaatcagatttgtggttacatGGATAGAGGGGTGTGGCCAGGGACAGGGTGGGTCAAGGAAGGtggacaaaagatacaaacttccagttataagttaGTACCAGGGatagaatgtacaacatgatgattacATAATTTACACTGCTGTATGATATACAgaggacaagaaggcctggcatgctgcagtccatggggtggcgaagagtcagacacaacttggcaactgaacaacaataatatacagaaaagttgTTAAGTGAGTAGATCCCCTTAAGTCTagtagaatggccatcatcaaaaagatgaGATAACAAATGCTGCCTTGGATATAGAGCAAAGGGAATCTTTggtactgttggtgggattgtaaattggtacaaaATTTTCATTACAAggagaatttttttctatttattgtataaatatgagatgatggatgttaacgAAATCTattgtaatcatttcatgatatgtgcaaatcattatgctgtacaatTTATACAGGGATgtttgtcaattatttctcaataaaacttgaaaaataatattttttttttaagagggggATTACATGGTAAAGAAGTTAACTCTCTAAGCAGATATAATGATCCTAAACGTAAGTGTATGTTCTTTGAAacagacttcagttcagtcgctcagtggtatctatgaccccatggactgcagcccgccaggcttcctgtccatcgcaaactcccagagcttgctcaaactcatgtccatccagtcggtgatgctatccaaccatcttatcctctctcgtccccttctcctcttgccttcaatctttcccagcatcaaggtcttttccaatgagtcagttcttcgcgtcaggtggccaaagtattggagcttcagcttcagcatcagtccttccaatgaatagtcaaaactgatttcctttaggattgactggtttgatcttcttgtagtccaagagactctcaagagtctttcaaCACTACAGTTCTGACTTAACACCACAGAAACActtcaaggaggcaaaaacagTAGGTCAGGAGCCcgcccctcttctccttttcaaCCGCTTCTCATTTCTCCCGGGAGGAACCCGGGTGGGCCCAGCAGCTTGGAGTGTCCCCTTGGCAACCTGAGAACGCGCAGAGAGGGGCCCAGGGGGCGGGGCTTGTCGGGCGGTGGCCGCAAGCGGGTTTGGCTCGCTGGGGCTGGGCGCGGGCCGCCCGCATCCTCTTCCATCTTCTGGAAGGTGACTGGCGTCCGGCAGTCAAGCAGCGGGAGCTTCTGGGCCCCCAATGGAGAGCCAAGAGTTTTCCGGTCCTTCTGGGCTGTCCGATGGGCACCACACGGCAGAAACATCCGCTCTCTCCGAAGCCCTCCAGAAGCCCCTTGTCAGGATATTCGACAAGTACAAGCAGCTAGAGGAGTCTGAGGAGGCGGGGTTTTCCGAGGAGGCCGACGAGCAAGACCAGCGAGGCGAGTCCGAGGAGTATGCAGAGTCCGAAGAGATCCCCAATCACCCCAAGGCCTATGAGCTCTACCAATCCTATGAGTCCCACAAGCCTCTCAAACCCCATGCACCTTACGAGCCCCATGCGCCCCGTGAGGTCCGCAAGCTCCGCGAGCCCCGAAAGCCCCAGGGGCCCCCTGTTTCCCGCGAGCCCCATAAGTCTCAAGAAATCGAGTTGCTTTCTAGAGCCGGCGTAATGGTCTCCCCATCTCTGCTGATGAGACTCCCGCCACAGATTCCGCCGTCTTCCCTGAGCGGTAGGTGTTGGGGTCTCTCCGGGGCACTGAGCAACCCAACCGCATCTAGACCTGGGGGCTCTAATGGGAAGGTTTGTCTGCAAGGGCGCATTTTGATTTAAAGGAAGGCGATACTTAGGTCATTTACCTACTGCTTTTCAGTGCCCTGTCTTTGGACCTAAAGAAGCCCTGACAGGAAATCGAGACTCTTGTTAATGAAAAATCTCCTTTCTGCCCTCTATCCACCTGGTGACTTACTAGCAAAGAGTACATTCACTAAGTGTTTACTATATGCTCAGTCTTCACCAGGTTCACAAGATAACAGGGCTGATGGGATTTTGGGGTATAAACATCCAGCTCACTTACCGCCTCTCATTGATGACTTTACCCAGAACAATTCTTATCCACGCTGGGCTTCCAGTCTCTTGGCTGACCATGTTTTATCTCATGTTCTTCTTGACTTTTCTTTATCAGTCTGGATTCTATGGTCTGTCATTTCAGTTGCTTACTCACAACATCTTCCACCACCCCACTGGCTCTCTAGGAAAACCTCAATTTTGGTTAAGCCCAACCAACCACCCTTTGCCTACACCTGAGCAGCTGACTCTTTCTGTACAAAATCACACAGCCCTACTGACTGCTTTTATTTCAGTTTCATGACAACAGATCTCAGCTGGTCACTTGGCACTGCCTAGCAAGCCCATTTTATTCACCTAGCAAATTAGTTcccctccttggaagaaaagttatgaccaacctagatagcatattgaaaatcagagacattactttgccaacaaaggtccgtctagtcaaggctatggtttttccagtggtcatatatggatgtgagagttggactgtgaagaaggctgagcaccgaagaattgatgcttttgaactgtggtgttggagaagactcttgagagtcccttggactgcaaggagatccaaccagtccattctgaaggagatcagccctgagatttctttggaaggaatgatgctaaagctgaaactccagtactttggccacctcatgcgaagagttgactcattggaaaagactctgatgttgggagggattgggtgcaggaggagaaggggatgacagaggatgagatggctggatgacatcactgactcaatggacgtgagtctgagtgaactctgggagttggtgatggacagggaggcctggcgtgctgcgattcatggggtcgcaaagagttggacaggactgagtgactgaactgaactgaactgaatctgtgaGAAGATGTCTAAATGTCTTCTTTAcatctcctccagccttcacatCTTTGACTCCAAACAGCTGAAGACTTTGCCTCACACTTGAGAAAATAGAAGCAATGTCATTAACTCCCTTATTTTCTTACCACTAATCTATTGCCTTTCTTGAATCTGCATCCATGGATTCTGTCTCTTCTCATACTGCAGGGAAGAGTCACACCTCTTTCTATGAGAAGCAAATCTTCCACATGTGCTTTGGAGCCCACTCTTGTCTCCTGAAGAACTTTGTTCCAGCAATTATTCCCCTCTCTCCTACAGGatcaatttctccctttctaaTGAATCAGACCCATGAGCATACACATACACTCTAGAATCTTCTGTCTTGAAGTAACCCTTAACCTCAGGTCTTCTTCAGACCTTCCTCCTTCAATCAGCTCCATTTTTCTGCAAGTCATTGCAGAGCTTGTCAAAAGAGTTGTCTGTACTCACTGACTCCTTTTTCTTGCCTGTAATTCTTCCCTCAACCCATGTAGTCAGGCATCTTTCTTATCCACTCCACTGAAACTGCTCTAGTTGACTGCCTTTCTGTCCACTGCCAACCCTGTTGTCATGCATGGAGATTTCAGTATCCATATAGGTGATCCATTTGGCTTCTTAGTTCTTTGACCTCTTCACCTTGAATGACGGGATCTTTCACCCCATCTTAGACATCCACCGCACTGGATTTTGGTAATGCCAATTGCTGTACCATTTCCAAAATATCTATTTCAAGCACTCTAATCACTTCCCATTTTTCAAGTTCATTTACTCTGACTTGTACCCTCTCAATTCTTCAGCTTCAAAGGGACCTCTAATCCATTGATGCTATCAACTGTTCATTATATATCACTCACTACCTTATGTCTTTTTGTCTCTCCTTTCTCactttacagtccatggtctACCAATGGAATCACTTCCTTGCAACTATTGGCTTCATTGTCTCTCCCTCTATCTTTCTTGATTATTTAAATCCAGTTCTTGGCTGCActtgaaaagatgaaaaaaaaaaaaaaaaaaagagagagagagaggaaaaaaaacgaACAACTGTGTTGACTGGTCTTTAAATCCATGTCTGTAAACTTCAAGTGTGCTTTCAGTGGTGCTTAGCAATGATACTACATTTCCCTAATCAATTCATTATCTAACACGGAACCTACTAAACTACCAGGTTCTGTTATACTCTagcttttcttttgttaataaTAGACAAACTGTCTTTGTTCTTACCAGAGGCCATTCTCTCAACCTTTATGTTAGATCCTGTCCCACCTAACTTTAAGCTCTTTGCTCCTCTCTTTCCtgtatcattttatttcactCTCAACTGGATCATTCCTATCAGCACATGAACTTGCAGCAATAACTCCTAGCTTGAAGAAACCAAACCTCCCCTTAGCCTTGTGTATCCTTCCTGGTACCACTCCTATTCCATACtcctttttagagaaaaaaaaaatcctcaaaatagTTGTTTATGAGTCATTATTTCCATGTTCTCTCTTCCCATTCTCTTGAGAACCTACTTAAGCTTTTATCCCCTCTACTTAGCTGAAGTTGCTCTAGTTGAGGTCACAGTGACCTCTGCTTGCCAAATTCAATGACTGATTCTTCATCCTCATCTTACTTGTTTGATACCTTCACTCCTTTTTTCTTGGAGGTCTTTCTTTATTTGACTGCTGGATGCCACTGCCTTCATCATTATCCTACCTCATCGATTGTTCCTGACTCAATTTCGTTTGTTAGATCATCTGTCTCTTCCCAGCCTCTCAGTTGAAGTGGGTGATGACTCGGTGCTCTCAGATTCTTTAGACTTTCCTTGTTCCCTAGGTAGTGTCATCCGTTCTAGCTTTAATTGTGTGCTGATGACTTCCCAAATTATCTCCAgcctcaatttctttctttccagaattTTATAACCAGTTGTCTTTTAACATTCCTACTTGACTATCTAGTAGGAATATAAAATTTAACATATCCATAACTAAACTCTTACTTTTACCCCCAAACTTGATCTTCCTCCATTGTTCCCCATTTCAGCAAATGACACCACCATTCATTTATCCAGGTGCTCAGGTCAAAAACCTGGAGTCATTCTCAACACCTGATTTTCCTTTACACTTTGCCTCCAAGCCATTAGCAAACCCTGGTTTTGAAATATGTCATGACAATATCCATTCTTAACATCCAAGCCTTCACCACCTTTGTAAACCACTGTCATCTCTTGCTTGATCTGCTGCAGTAGCTTCTACTCTTGCCACATTCATGCATCCCCCACTCTATTCCCACCAGTTCATGCTTCATGTAGCAGTCTCAGGGATCCCTGAGAACATAAATTATACGCAAATTTT comes from Bubalus kerabau isolate K-KA32 ecotype Philippines breed swamp buffalo chromosome 7, PCC_UOA_SB_1v2, whole genome shotgun sequence and encodes:
- the SPMAP2L gene encoding sperm microtubule associated protein 2-like; the protein is MESQEFSGPSGLSDGHHTAETSALSEALQKPLVRIFDKYKQLEESEEAGFSEEADEQDQRGESEEYAESEEIPNHPKAYELYQSYESHKPLKPHAPYEPHAPREVRKLREPRKPQGPPVSREPHKSQEIELLSRAGVMVSPSLLMRLPPQIPPSSLSDPGPCDFVRKRSFSRKRIQDLSRPKKQWRAPDRKLFWGNQDPIRPVSRSALKAQMTQRLENLAQPKEVSHRYVPNRVQYYYSCGRESVIWEIPSPALFCQPSKRIQKLAQPNRSKNGYLIDRVHHAECWAG